Proteins from a single region of Balaenoptera acutorostrata chromosome 16, mBalAcu1.1, whole genome shotgun sequence:
- the CXCL12 gene encoding stromal cell-derived factor 1 isoform X3, translating into MDAKIFAVLALVLAALCLSDGKPVSLSYRCPCRFFESHVARANVKHLKILNTPNCALQIVARLKNNNRQVCIDPKLKWIQEYLEKALNKRFKM; encoded by the exons ATGGATGCCAAGATCTTCGCTGTGCTGGCCCTCGTGCTGGCTGCGCTGTGCCTCAGCGACG GGAAACCGGTCAGCCTGAGCTACAGATGCCCTTGCCGATTCTTTGAGAGCCACGTCGCCAGAGCCAATGTCAAGCATCTCAAAATCCTCAACACTCCGAATTGTGCCCTTCAGATCGT GGCAAGGCTGAAGAACAACAATAGACAAGTGTGCATCGACCCGAAATTGAAGTGGATTCAGGAATACCTGGAGAAAGCTTTAAACAA GAGGTTCAAGATGTGA
- the CXCL12 gene encoding stromal cell-derived factor 1 isoform X1 produces MDAKIFAVLALVLAALCLSDGKPVSLSYRCPCRFFESHVARANVKHLKILNTPNCALQIVARLKNNNRQVCIDPKLKWIQEYLEKALNKGRREEKVGKKEKIGKKKRQKKRKAAQKRKN; encoded by the exons ATGGATGCCAAGATCTTCGCTGTGCTGGCCCTCGTGCTGGCTGCGCTGTGCCTCAGCGACG GGAAACCGGTCAGCCTGAGCTACAGATGCCCTTGCCGATTCTTTGAGAGCCACGTCGCCAGAGCCAATGTCAAGCATCTCAAAATCCTCAACACTCCGAATTGTGCCCTTCAGATCGT GGCAAGGCTGAAGAACAACAATAGACAAGTGTGCATCGACCCGAAATTGAAGTGGATTCAGGAATACCTGGAGAAAGCTTTAAACAA GGGgcgcagagaagaaaaagtggggaaaaaagaaaagataggaaaaaagaagcgacagaagaagagaaaggctgctcagaaaaggaaaaactag